Proteins encoded together in one Bombiscardovia nodaiensis window:
- a CDS encoding DNA methyltransferase encodes MRIIAGRFKGLPIPAALKGTRPTTDRTKEAIFSHLSAQGLISGARVLDLYAGTGALGFEALSRGASQLVAVESSRKAAGLISSSMARLKASPAWGAADSARALPITVERFLASCQPGQAQASPQQSQGPAQTFDLIFIDPPYAYETADCEQLLARLLRAGLVADGCVVVLERSTRSPEPQLPEGWVLDQYKSYGETGVFYLEHRA; translated from the coding sequence ATGCGCATCATCGCTGGCCGTTTTAAGGGCCTACCAATTCCGGCAGCGCTCAAGGGCACCAGGCCCACGACTGACCGGACCAAAGAGGCCATCTTTTCTCATCTGAGCGCCCAAGGGCTCATCAGTGGCGCTCGCGTTTTGGACTTGTACGCCGGCACGGGTGCCCTGGGATTCGAGGCTCTTTCACGCGGGGCCAGTCAGCTGGTGGCCGTGGAGTCCTCCCGCAAAGCTGCTGGGCTCATCAGCTCCAGCATGGCCCGGCTCAAGGCTTCTCCCGCCTGGGGAGCTGCTGACAGCGCTCGTGCCCTTCCGATCACTGTTGAGCGTTTCTTGGCCTCCTGCCAGCCGGGGCAGGCTCAGGCATCTCCCCAGCAGTCGCAGGGGCCAGCGCAGACGTTCGATCTGATTTTCATTGATCCGCCCTATGCCTACGAGACTGCCGACTGCGAGCAACTGCTTGCGAGGCTTCTGCGTGCTGGTCTGGTGGCCGATGGGTGTGTGGTCGTCCTGGAGCGTTCCACCCGCTCGCCCGAGCCCCAGCTGCCAGAAGGCTGGGTTTTGGACCAGTACAAGTCGTACGGGGAAACTGGTGTTTTTTACCTGGAGCACCGGG
- the recG gene encoding ATP-dependent DNA helicase RecG: protein MASGLHVSLDSAVSALMSNKRQANALKSLGIVTLADALTYYPFRVTDPVPVRSIAEIVVGSPAACAARVEQMRVVPMGGKRGFRLDVLVNDEDFAPARGMKGRTARLVFFSHRKSYMDWMSLRLSPGVQIVLAGDPSVFNDQLQFTHPEVLLPARQAADQAANPIPASIRPDADTLEQALAKVSRPRPVYHASSRISSDHIHDAILGFMRLLAQEQSQADRPQDVQTTGGATGEVPESATASPAPQAPLFAGQQSEPVDAQAFSRAVPDILPESVRSSNHLLHRAQAFLGMHEPEQVEDFRQAVHTLRFEEAFVSQTALLRSRDDARQVSTYSCPQPGPDSLTNRFIASLPFHLTHGQEEVIGQIEQDMAQEYPMQRLLQGEVGSGKTVVALAAMLQAVDAGYQAVLVAPTQVLAEQHFESIGAMLQALQSPQAGPASGLDETEEGEESAASKAHSEKSHINAEAPVPLVLLTGGMKLAERRRALAVSASGQPCIVVATHAAFSKTFQAPNLALAVIDEQHRFGVEQREALRHKSDKSPHLLVMTATPIPRSAAMTWFGDLDISMLTELPGGRKPIQTYVVPEQNSSTMASMFLLIRQRVQAGERAYIVCPRIEEDDSDADQQAAAAVGSTGAAGKTKTASRQARAQEEDELFLLDPYAQEGVEEGESEPKPPLHSVEEMSQRLAALPQFEGITLATLTGRDDDGRKVQVMADFASGKSPVLVSTTVIEVGVDVPQASVMVIFDADRFGLSQLHQLRGRVGRGGTKSWAFLVSRAPADSIAAQRLEVIRSSTDGAHIAEADIELRGAGDVLGDAQSGGRSSLKLLRVVSDAKMIVQAREQAEELLKTDPDLKSQVQLAGAALDFMRGNETFLTST from the coding sequence ATGGCCAGCGGTTTGCATGTTTCGCTCGACAGCGCGGTGTCGGCGCTCATGAGCAACAAGCGCCAGGCCAACGCGCTCAAATCCTTGGGGATCGTGACCCTGGCAGACGCCCTGACCTATTATCCCTTCCGCGTCACCGACCCGGTGCCCGTTCGCTCCATTGCCGAGATCGTGGTGGGTTCTCCCGCCGCCTGCGCTGCCCGCGTGGAACAGATGCGGGTGGTGCCCATGGGCGGCAAGCGTGGATTTCGCCTGGATGTGCTGGTCAACGACGAAGATTTCGCCCCAGCCCGTGGGATGAAGGGCCGGACAGCTCGGCTCGTTTTCTTCTCCCACCGCAAGTCCTATATGGATTGGATGAGCTTGCGGCTGAGCCCGGGCGTGCAGATTGTGCTGGCGGGCGACCCCAGTGTTTTCAATGACCAGCTTCAGTTCACCCACCCCGAAGTCCTCCTCCCGGCCAGGCAGGCCGCTGACCAGGCCGCCAATCCGATACCGGCATCCATCCGGCCCGATGCGGACACGCTTGAGCAGGCTCTGGCCAAGGTTTCGCGCCCGCGCCCGGTTTACCACGCCAGTTCGCGTATCTCCTCAGACCATATTCACGACGCTATCCTGGGATTCATGCGCTTGCTGGCCCAGGAGCAGAGCCAGGCCGACCGCCCCCAGGATGTACAAACGACTGGAGGAGCGACCGGCGAAGTCCCAGAGTCCGCGACTGCTTCGCCCGCTCCGCAAGCCCCGCTCTTCGCAGGCCAGCAGAGCGAGCCTGTAGACGCTCAGGCCTTCTCCCGGGCCGTGCCCGACATCCTGCCAGAGTCTGTGCGCTCCAGCAATCACTTGTTGCACCGGGCCCAGGCGTTTTTGGGCATGCACGAGCCAGAGCAGGTTGAGGACTTCCGCCAGGCCGTCCACACCCTGCGCTTTGAGGAGGCGTTCGTCTCGCAAACGGCCCTCCTGCGCAGCCGCGACGACGCCCGCCAGGTCTCTACGTATTCTTGCCCTCAGCCCGGTCCTGACTCGCTGACCAACCGTTTTATTGCCTCCCTGCCCTTCCACTTGACCCACGGGCAGGAGGAGGTCATTGGGCAAATCGAGCAAGACATGGCCCAGGAGTACCCCATGCAGCGCCTCCTCCAGGGCGAGGTGGGCTCTGGCAAGACGGTCGTAGCGCTCGCGGCCATGCTCCAGGCGGTAGATGCGGGCTACCAGGCTGTGCTTGTAGCACCCACGCAGGTGCTGGCCGAGCAGCATTTCGAGTCCATCGGTGCCATGCTCCAGGCGCTCCAATCCCCTCAGGCAGGCCCTGCGTCGGGCTTGGACGAGACTGAAGAAGGCGAAGAGAGCGCAGCGAGCAAGGCACATAGTGAAAAAAGTCATATAAATGCTGAGGCTCCCGTGCCCCTGGTGCTCCTGACGGGCGGCATGAAGCTGGCTGAGCGCCGCCGGGCCCTGGCAGTCTCCGCGTCTGGTCAGCCCTGCATCGTTGTCGCCACCCACGCCGCATTTTCCAAGACCTTCCAAGCGCCCAACCTGGCTCTGGCCGTGATTGACGAGCAGCACCGCTTTGGCGTGGAGCAGCGCGAGGCCCTGCGTCACAAGTCGGACAAATCGCCCCACCTACTGGTGATGACGGCCACGCCTATTCCGCGCTCGGCTGCCATGACCTGGTTTGGCGACTTGGATATTTCCATGCTCACCGAGCTGCCGGGCGGGCGTAAACCCATCCAGACCTATGTAGTTCCCGAGCAAAATTCCTCCACCATGGCCAGCATGTTCCTCCTTATCCGCCAGCGGGTCCAGGCGGGGGAGCGGGCCTACATCGTCTGCCCGCGCATAGAAGAGGACGACTCGGACGCTGACCAACAGGCTGCTGCAGCCGTTGGAAGTACTGGAGCAGCTGGGAAAACCAAGACCGCTTCCCGGCAGGCTCGGGCCCAGGAGGAGGACGAGCTCTTTCTGCTGGACCCATACGCCCAGGAGGGTGTGGAAGAGGGCGAAAGCGAGCCGAAGCCACCCCTGCACTCGGTTGAAGAGATGAGCCAGCGCCTGGCGGCCTTGCCCCAGTTTGAAGGCATCACCTTAGCCACGCTCACCGGCCGAGATGATGACGGGCGTAAAGTACAAGTGATGGCTGACTTTGCCTCCGGCAAGTCGCCGGTGCTGGTCTCTACCACGGTGATTGAGGTGGGAGTAGACGTGCCGCAGGCTTCGGTCATGGTGATTTTCGACGCCGATCGCTTCGGCCTCTCCCAGCTCCACCAGCTGCGCGGGCGGGTGGGCCGAGGCGGCACCAAGAGCTGGGCCTTCCTGGTTTCGCGGGCCCCTGCGGATTCCATAGCGGCCCAGCGTTTGGAAGTAATTCGTAGCTCTACTGACGGCGCTCACATCGCTGAAGCTGACATTGAGCTGCGCGGGGCTGGGGATGTACTGGGTGACGCCCAGTCCGGCGGCCGCTCCTCCCTGAAGCTCTTGCGGGTGGTCAGCGATGCCAAGATGATTGTGCAAGCCCGAGAGCAAGCCGAAGAGCTCCTCAAAACCGATCCCGACCTCAAATCGCAGGTCCAACTGGCTGGCGCGGCCCTGGACTTTATGCGCGGCAACGAGACCTTCCTCACTTCCACCTGA
- the rpmB gene encoding 50S ribosomal protein L28: protein MAARCAVCGKGPRAGFSVSHSHIRNKRVFRPNLQSVHTTIDGENVRIRVCVKCLKAGKVQRVAA, encoded by the coding sequence ATGGCAGCTCGTTGCGCGGTGTGCGGCAAGGGTCCGCGCGCTGGTTTCAGTGTTTCTCATTCGCATATTCGCAATAAGCGCGTCTTCCGGCCGAACCTGCAGTCGGTTCACACCACGATTGACGGCGAGAATGTCCGCATTCGCGTGTGCGTCAAGTGCTTGAAGGCTGGCAAGGTTCAGCGCGTCGCCGCCTGA
- a CDS encoding ABC transporter permease produces the protein MSTSQGSAVARPSRGSHGHGPMRGPVEKPESFGGAMKQLGRFSKRYIPAVIVAFIFGAVGAACQIAGPEWLKKVTNAIAKGMPAIVHGKPVLGSIDLSYVEHICFVLVGLYVGYALLTYVQSWIMATMTQRTAQGLREAISKKINRLPLKYFDKVSYGDVLSRITNDVDAIGQTLGQSLGSLVISITTFIGSLIMMFVNDVTMTFVAIGSAVVGAILMMVIMGVSQKYFVRQQMALGDVNGHVEEKYSGHLIVKAYSGERDSIEEFERYNEDLYDSGWKSQFLSSLMMPLMNFVGNFGYVAVCVVGASLAMNGKISFGVIVAFMMYIRLFTQPLSQFAQAFQNLQRTAAASERVFGFLDEPEMADESGKPALLGKDAPVKGHVIFDHVNFSYDGTHKVIKDFTAEAQPGQKVALVGPTGAGKTTMVNLLMRFYELDSGSISIDGLTTKDLPRWNVHDQFAMVLQDTWVFQGTVKENIVYAKEGVTDEQVVEACKAVGLDRFIRTLPQGYDTVLDDDTSLSQGQRQLMTIARAMVQDAPILILDEATSSVDTRTEELIQKAMDALSRGRTSFVIAHRLSTIRDADQILVMNHGQIVERGTHEDLLKQGGFYADLYNSQFASAELLA, from the coding sequence ATGAGTACAAGTCAAGGTTCGGCGGTCGCAAGGCCGTCTCGGGGCAGCCACGGCCACGGCCCCATGCGAGGCCCGGTAGAGAAACCGGAGAGCTTCGGCGGGGCCATGAAGCAGCTGGGGCGTTTCTCTAAGCGCTACATTCCCGCTGTTATCGTCGCCTTCATTTTTGGTGCAGTGGGCGCGGCCTGCCAGATTGCGGGCCCGGAGTGGCTAAAAAAGGTCACGAATGCCATTGCAAAAGGCATGCCGGCCATCGTTCACGGCAAGCCGGTTTTGGGCTCTATCGACCTGTCCTATGTGGAGCACATTTGCTTCGTTTTGGTAGGGCTCTACGTGGGATACGCGCTCCTGACCTACGTGCAGTCCTGGATTATGGCGACCATGACCCAGCGCACGGCTCAGGGCTTGCGCGAGGCGATTTCCAAGAAGATTAACCGCCTGCCCTTAAAGTACTTTGACAAGGTTTCATACGGCGACGTGCTCTCCCGCATCACCAACGATGTAGACGCCATCGGCCAGACCCTAGGCCAGAGCCTGGGCTCCCTGGTTATTTCGATTACCACCTTTATCGGTTCGCTGATTATGATGTTTGTCAACGATGTAACTATGACCTTCGTGGCCATTGGCTCGGCCGTTGTGGGCGCCATCCTGATGATGGTCATCATGGGCGTCTCTCAAAAGTACTTTGTCCGCCAGCAGATGGCCTTGGGAGACGTGAACGGGCATGTCGAGGAAAAGTATTCGGGCCACCTGATTGTAAAGGCCTACTCGGGCGAGAGGGACTCCATTGAGGAGTTTGAGCGCTACAACGAGGATCTCTATGATTCGGGTTGGAAGTCCCAATTCCTCTCCTCGCTGATGATGCCGCTGATGAACTTCGTGGGCAACTTCGGCTACGTGGCTGTCTGCGTGGTGGGCGCTTCCCTGGCCATGAACGGCAAGATTTCCTTCGGCGTGATTGTGGCCTTCATGATGTACATCCGCCTCTTCACCCAGCCCTTGAGCCAGTTCGCTCAGGCCTTCCAGAACCTCCAGCGCACCGCCGCTGCCTCCGAGCGCGTCTTCGGCTTCTTGGATGAGCCAGAGATGGCTGACGAGTCCGGCAAGCCCGCGCTCCTGGGCAAGGACGCGCCTGTCAAGGGTCACGTCATTTTTGACCACGTCAACTTCTCCTACGACGGCACACACAAGGTCATCAAAGACTTCACTGCTGAGGCTCAGCCGGGCCAAAAGGTGGCTCTGGTGGGCCCGACCGGCGCTGGCAAGACCACGATGGTGAACCTGCTCATGCGCTTCTACGAGCTCGATTCCGGTTCCATCTCGATTGACGGCCTGACTACCAAGGACCTGCCCCGCTGGAACGTCCACGACCAGTTCGCTATGGTCTTGCAGGACACCTGGGTATTCCAGGGCACGGTCAAGGAAAATATTGTCTACGCCAAGGAGGGAGTTACCGACGAGCAGGTGGTGGAAGCTTGCAAGGCGGTGGGCTTGGACCGCTTCATCCGCACCCTGCCCCAGGGCTACGACACGGTACTGGATGACGACACTTCCCTCTCCCAGGGCCAGCGCCAGCTGATGACCATCGCCCGCGCCATGGTGCAAGACGCGCCCATCCTGATTCTGGACGAGGCTACCTCGTCGGTTGACACCCGTACTGAGGAGCTGATTCAGAAGGCTATGGATGCCTTGAGCCGGGGCCGCACCTCCTTCGTGATTGCCCACCGCCTCTCCACGATTCGTGACGCGGACCAGATTCTGGTCATGAACCACGGCCAAATCGTCGAGCGCGGTACCCACGAGGACCTCCTCAAGCAGGGCGGCTTCTACGCCGACCTCTACAACAGCCAGTTCGCCTCCGCCGAGCTTCTGGCCTAG
- a CDS encoding ABC transporter permease has translation MIRICRYLSKKEVGQLFLVLLFIVAQVWLDLKLPDYMADITRQVETPGSQMGEIWKAGGKMLLVSFLSLACAVLTSYFAVRVASSFSQHLRSLEFAKVESFSTAELGRFSTASLITRSTNDVTQVQMFIVMGLMMLIKAPIMAVWAVFKIAGKGYEWTMATAIAVVILLVIVGLLMVFVMPKFKRMQTLTDNINQVARENLTGLRVVRAYNAEDYQEDKFTKANDELTGTQLSTTRAMGVMMPVMNTIMNGLMLAVYWIGAYLINAAGFQDRITLFGNMVVFSSYAVQVIMSFLLMSMVFVLWPRADVSAHRIMEVLDTKPSITDGSQQTGKSGEEGQVAFRNVSFTYPGASAPILEDIDFSVKKGQTVAFIGSTGSGKSTLINLVPRFADVSDGQVLVDGVDVRDYEVKALRDKIGYVPQQSFMFRGTVESNVAYGDQAEGVPETEKLERVKQAVGVAQAEEFVSGMPDSYRSPIAQGGSNVSGGQKQRLSIARAVWRKPEILIFDDSFSALDFKTDRQVRDALKTQMKGTTMMIVAQRIGTIMDADQIVVLDQGRIVGKGTHQELLKTCEVYQQIAKSQLTEKELAA, from the coding sequence ATGATACGAATCTGTCGATACCTGTCCAAAAAGGAGGTAGGCCAGCTCTTCCTGGTCTTGCTCTTCATTGTGGCGCAGGTGTGGCTGGACTTAAAGCTGCCTGATTACATGGCCGACATCACCCGCCAGGTGGAGACGCCAGGCAGCCAGATGGGCGAGATTTGGAAGGCCGGCGGCAAGATGCTCCTGGTCTCCTTCCTCTCCCTGGCCTGCGCAGTGCTTACCTCTTACTTCGCTGTGCGTGTGGCTTCCTCCTTCTCTCAGCACCTGCGCTCCCTGGAGTTTGCCAAGGTGGAATCCTTCTCCACGGCCGAGCTGGGCCGCTTCTCCACCGCCTCACTCATCACCCGCTCCACCAACGACGTGACCCAGGTGCAGATGTTCATTGTGATGGGCCTGATGATGCTGATCAAAGCCCCAATTATGGCCGTTTGGGCCGTGTTCAAGATTGCGGGTAAGGGCTACGAGTGGACTATGGCGACGGCAATCGCCGTGGTGATTTTGCTGGTCATCGTAGGGCTCCTCATGGTCTTCGTCATGCCCAAGTTCAAGCGCATGCAGACCCTGACGGACAACATCAACCAGGTGGCCCGCGAGAACCTGACCGGCCTGAGGGTCGTGCGCGCCTACAACGCCGAGGACTACCAGGAAGACAAGTTCACCAAGGCCAACGACGAGCTGACCGGCACCCAGCTCTCCACCACCCGCGCCATGGGCGTCATGATGCCGGTGATGAACACGATTATGAATGGCCTGATGCTGGCTGTCTACTGGATCGGCGCCTACCTGATTAACGCGGCGGGCTTCCAGGACCGCATCACCCTCTTCGGCAACATGGTGGTCTTCTCCTCTTACGCCGTGCAGGTGATTATGTCCTTCCTGCTCATGAGCATGGTCTTCGTGCTCTGGCCCCGCGCCGATGTCTCCGCCCACCGCATTATGGAGGTGCTCGACACGAAACCGTCCATCACCGACGGCAGCCAGCAGACAGGCAAGTCCGGTGAAGAGGGTCAGGTGGCCTTCCGCAACGTCTCCTTCACCTATCCCGGCGCTTCCGCTCCGATTCTGGAGGACATTGACTTTTCGGTCAAAAAGGGCCAAACGGTGGCCTTTATCGGCTCTACAGGCTCCGGCAAGTCCACTCTGATTAACCTGGTGCCCCGCTTTGCAGATGTTTCCGACGGCCAAGTGCTGGTCGATGGCGTGGACGTGCGCGACTACGAAGTGAAGGCCTTGCGCGACAAGATTGGTTATGTGCCCCAGCAGTCCTTCATGTTCCGTGGCACTGTGGAGTCCAACGTGGCTTACGGCGACCAGGCCGAGGGCGTGCCTGAGACAGAAAAACTGGAGCGCGTCAAGCAGGCAGTAGGCGTGGCGCAAGCAGAGGAGTTCGTCTCCGGCATGCCCGACTCCTACCGTTCTCCAATTGCCCAGGGCGGCTCGAACGTTTCGGGAGGCCAGAAGCAGCGCCTCTCCATCGCCCGCGCGGTCTGGCGCAAGCCGGAGATTCTGATTTTCGACGACTCCTTCTCCGCTCTCGATTTTAAGACCGACCGCCAAGTGCGCGACGCCCTGAAAACGCAGATGAAGGGCACCACGATGATGATTGTGGCCCAGCGCATCGGCACCATCATGGACGCCGACCAGATTGTGGTCCTGGACCAGGGGCGCATCGTGGGCAAGGGCACCCACCAGGAGCTGCTCAAAACCTGCGAAGTCTACCAGCAGATTGCCAAGAGCCAGCTGACCGAAAAGGAGCTGGCCGCGTGA
- a CDS encoding MarR family transcriptional regulator, protein MSYEEEAFEELSRIAVEHRALVPEQVNRSTRGEAVVLRALEKFGDLTPSQLARIARLSSGRVSSLLRSLEEKGYIARQTDEQDRRNVHVSITPAGSEHNRKARSMMKEDVCWVFEQMGEEQTREFIRLCSLFCRYVALRCEERMGTAAPVFP, encoded by the coding sequence ATGTCGTACGAGGAAGAAGCCTTTGAGGAGCTCTCTCGCATAGCGGTAGAGCACCGGGCCTTAGTGCCTGAACAAGTGAACCGGTCCACTCGTGGTGAGGCCGTCGTGCTACGGGCGCTGGAGAAGTTTGGTGATTTGACGCCCTCCCAGCTGGCGCGCATTGCCCGCCTGAGCTCTGGGCGCGTCTCCTCGCTCCTGCGCTCCCTGGAGGAGAAGGGCTACATTGCCCGCCAGACCGACGAGCAGGACCGCCGCAATGTGCACGTCTCCATTACTCCAGCGGGCTCGGAGCACAACCGAAAGGCCCGGAGCATGATGAAGGAGGACGTCTGCTGGGTCTTTGAGCAGATGGGGGAGGAGCAGACCCGGGAGTTTATCCGCCTGTGCTCGCTCTTTTGCCGGTACGTGGCCCTGCGCTGCGAGGAGCGAATGGGCACGGCGGCTCCGGTATTTCCATAG
- a CDS encoding transcriptional regulator, which translates to MGFRANLQYLRSQRHMTQEQLAMLVGVSRQAVSKWESEKAYPEMDKLLAICDLFGCTLDDLVLGDVRVPGSGDKRDSLPLGATGQASSAAASSTATAADSGAANYQVPPASNAMPYPVGASSVRPAAGPAANPSSAAGGEATSASPVPSFTQDVTGYDDLRRSYSWHIGAGCSAFLFGVAANVALAGNDYAPGRMTAATGLGLCCLMLGIVVGLALIIPANLRRMDFRTQHPYIEDFYVQTERSAAIHQLSVGLMVGIGSILLGVALGAAGQGIWHWSGASTGAAIVTAVGCGTFCIVTAGLRMSMINIDAYNRGAEVGEGDGENDSRLPRKWRAVGNAITGSIMSLATIIALSMLFTGNATNFFGLPVPFFLFWIIGGMLCGMVNMVLQACCTARN; encoded by the coding sequence ATGGGCTTTAGGGCGAACCTGCAATATTTGCGAAGTCAGCGGCATATGACGCAAGAGCAACTAGCAATGCTGGTGGGCGTTTCTCGCCAGGCGGTCTCGAAATGGGAGTCAGAAAAGGCCTACCCGGAGATGGATAAGCTGCTGGCTATCTGCGACCTGTTTGGCTGCACCTTAGACGACCTAGTGCTGGGAGATGTGCGCGTGCCTGGTTCTGGTGACAAGCGGGATAGCCTGCCGTTGGGCGCGACCGGCCAGGCGAGCAGTGCCGCGGCCAGTTCGACAGCTACTGCAGCGGATTCAGGAGCTGCCAATTATCAGGTGCCGCCAGCTTCAAATGCCATGCCGTATCCGGTAGGAGCTTCGAGTGTTCGGCCAGCGGCTGGACCGGCAGCGAATCCGAGTAGTGCGGCTGGGGGAGAAGCAACAAGCGCGTCACCTGTGCCCAGCTTTACGCAAGACGTGACCGGCTATGATGACCTGCGGCGTTCATACTCCTGGCATATTGGTGCTGGCTGCTCGGCATTTCTCTTTGGCGTGGCCGCGAACGTGGCGCTTGCTGGCAACGATTATGCACCAGGCCGAATGACCGCGGCGACGGGCTTAGGCCTGTGTTGCTTAATGCTGGGCATAGTAGTGGGCCTGGCACTCATTATTCCGGCGAACTTGCGGCGGATGGACTTCCGCACCCAGCATCCTTATATAGAAGATTTTTATGTGCAAACCGAGCGGTCGGCCGCTATCCATCAGTTGAGTGTGGGCTTGATGGTAGGCATTGGATCTATACTGCTCGGCGTGGCTCTGGGGGCTGCCGGGCAGGGCATTTGGCACTGGTCGGGGGCATCAACCGGTGCTGCGATTGTGACTGCTGTGGGATGTGGTACCTTCTGCATCGTGACTGCTGGCCTGAGAATGAGCATGATCAATATTGATGCCTACAACAGGGGGGCTGAGGTTGGTGAAGGTGACGGCGAGAATGACTCGCGTCTGCCTAGGAAGTGGAGAGCAGTGGGGAACGCGATTACCGGCTCAATTATGAGTTTGGCTACTATCATTGCGCTCTCCATGCTTTTCACTGGTAATGCTACGAATTTCTTCGGTCTGCCGGTGCCCTTCTTCCTCTTCTGGATAATTGGCGGAATGCTCTGCGGGATGGTGAATATGGTGCTGCAAGCCTGCTGTACGGCCCGTAATTGA
- a CDS encoding acetyltransferase translates to MAQMNGQEQADGRSERERMLAGELYNAGDQQLADLRNKAHELCRQYNALPETAGQERAAIMRELVPSMGKESEILGPVFFDYGIHTTIGERVFANFNFSVLDVCPVIIGDNVMMGPNVSLMTPLHPLCFEDRNLREAADGSLFDYEYGAPITIGSNCWLAANVTVVGGVTIGEGSVIGAGSVVTHDIPAHSLAYGTPCQVVRQLTPADRMPLPQRVPERH, encoded by the coding sequence ATGGCGCAGATGAACGGTCAAGAGCAGGCAGACGGGCGCAGCGAGCGCGAGCGCATGCTGGCAGGGGAGCTCTACAACGCAGGCGACCAGCAGCTGGCCGACTTGCGCAATAAAGCTCACGAGCTCTGCCGACAGTACAACGCCCTGCCCGAGACCGCAGGCCAGGAGCGGGCGGCCATTATGCGCGAGCTGGTGCCGAGCATGGGCAAGGAGAGCGAGATCCTGGGCCCGGTGTTCTTTGACTATGGCATCCACACCACGATTGGCGAGCGGGTCTTCGCCAACTTCAACTTCTCAGTGCTCGACGTGTGCCCGGTCATCATTGGCGACAATGTGATGATGGGCCCCAACGTGTCGCTAATGACCCCCTTGCACCCCCTGTGCTTTGAGGACCGGAACCTGCGCGAGGCCGCTGACGGCAGCCTCTTTGACTACGAGTACGGCGCGCCCATCACCATCGGCTCCAACTGCTGGCTGGCCGCAAACGTGACGGTAGTAGGCGGCGTGACTATCGGCGAAGGCAGCGTGATCGGCGCAGGCTCCGTCGTCACCCACGACATCCCCGCCCACTCCCTGGCCTACGGCACCCCCTGCCAGGTGGTCCGCCAGCTGACCCCCGCCGACCGCATGCCCCTGCCCCAGCGGGTACCAGAACGCCACTGA
- a CDS encoding transporter, translating to MMNLQLLAVDPERKAQQVGSTAEQWLVQNSGRIILLAVVVVCAALASRFVSVLMRRTLERTPIPSASIFINIIKAVIWIFAAACVLQPVFGINPTTVATALGVSGLALSLGLKDTIANIVGGFGLMISKVIQPGDIISLQGITGTVKDINWRNTIVVDRAGNEMWIPNSVLNTTALEKIPAAGEAVATVTFTVRGGENLNDCAKAIAQTVEQATSSMMMPGNPPIVQFQGFSPYGVSGQVVMFAKRGIVSASMQDAATRSLSGQPYLLQDSQLTTPTPAA from the coding sequence ATGATGAACTTGCAACTGTTAGCAGTCGATCCTGAGCGCAAGGCCCAGCAGGTGGGCAGTACCGCCGAGCAGTGGTTGGTCCAGAACTCGGGACGGATTATTTTATTGGCCGTCGTTGTGGTTTGCGCCGCCTTGGCTTCGCGCTTCGTATCGGTGCTTATGCGCCGCACGCTTGAACGCACACCCATTCCCTCGGCCTCCATCTTCATTAACATCATCAAAGCGGTCATTTGGATTTTTGCCGCCGCCTGCGTACTCCAGCCGGTGTTTGGCATCAATCCCACAACCGTTGCCACCGCCCTAGGTGTTTCAGGCTTGGCCCTGTCTCTGGGCTTGAAGGACACGATTGCTAACATTGTGGGCGGTTTTGGACTGATGATCAGCAAGGTGATTCAGCCGGGCGACATCATCTCCTTGCAGGGCATTACTGGTACCGTAAAGGACATTAACTGGCGGAACACGATTGTGGTGGACCGCGCTGGCAACGAGATGTGGATCCCCAACTCGGTGCTCAACACTACTGCCCTGGAGAAAATCCCCGCCGCTGGTGAAGCCGTCGCGACCGTAACGTTCACCGTGCGTGGCGGCGAAAACCTGAACGACTGCGCCAAGGCCATTGCCCAAACTGTAGAACAGGCGACCTCCTCCATGATGATGCCCGGCAATCCACCTATCGTGCAGTTCCAGGGCTTCTCCCCCTATGGCGTGAGTGGCCAGGTGGTCATGTTCGCCAAGCGAGGCATTGTCTCCGCCTCCATGCAAGATGCCGCCACCCGCTCCCTCTCCGGCCAGCCCTACCTTCTCCAAGACTCCCAACTCACCACCCCCACTCCCGCCGCCTGA